Proteins from a genomic interval of Rubinisphaera italica:
- a CDS encoding FAD-binding oxidoreductase, protein MFQPDSIDELKTWWSTQVDQQVPIRWRHRWRSADSTERANRDLSITQLNRVIDYPHRDMTVTVQTGMTVAELDQILKGHHQVLPIDVPEPDRMTIAEMICGNWFGSRCAGHGTLRDWLLGVTAIDGRGRIIHSGGRVVKNVAGYDVQKFLIGSRGELAIPLEASFKVIPVPEAYLNCVYQTDDFSLLQEAWQALRNLPFDFNIFDLTSSGLLEISVSGLPQSNKALKDQIQSTLTSFAEMNAIQFADNTNEIDSWKTLLESITHPQDRYFAIRVGVRPSQTVEVLKLAADCGLIAIGHASQGVIVVTGSLNVVTSVQNKLLIQLSELNANVECLESSKSLYDLIHKNFEQTKLSPLSEKIRNVFDPQRLLKSNAVMVEG, encoded by the coding sequence ATGTTCCAACCCGACTCCATTGATGAATTAAAAACATGGTGGTCAACGCAAGTTGATCAGCAGGTGCCAATTCGCTGGCGTCATCGCTGGAGGTCGGCTGATTCGACTGAGCGAGCCAATCGGGATTTATCGATCACCCAATTGAATCGTGTGATTGATTATCCGCATCGGGATATGACGGTGACCGTACAAACGGGAATGACGGTTGCGGAATTGGATCAAATCCTGAAAGGACATCATCAGGTATTACCGATTGATGTTCCCGAACCGGACCGCATGACGATTGCCGAAATGATTTGCGGGAACTGGTTCGGCTCCCGCTGTGCTGGTCATGGCACACTCCGTGACTGGCTGCTCGGCGTGACGGCCATTGATGGTCGTGGTCGCATAATCCACTCGGGTGGACGAGTGGTGAAAAATGTTGCTGGGTATGATGTTCAGAAATTTCTAATCGGATCCCGTGGTGAACTGGCGATTCCGCTCGAAGCCTCTTTCAAGGTTATTCCGGTTCCCGAAGCTTATTTGAACTGCGTTTATCAAACCGATGATTTCTCGCTCCTTCAGGAAGCCTGGCAAGCCCTGCGGAATTTGCCATTTGATTTCAATATCTTTGATCTGACGAGTTCAGGTCTATTGGAGATTTCCGTTTCTGGATTACCTCAGTCCAATAAGGCACTGAAGGATCAGATTCAATCAACACTGACTTCTTTTGCAGAGATGAATGCAATTCAGTTTGCTGACAATACTAATGAAATAGATAGTTGGAAGACGCTTTTAGAGTCGATCACTCATCCTCAGGATCGATATTTCGCGATCCGGGTGGGCGTTCGGCCTTCACAGACTGTTGAGGTTCTTAAACTCGCAGCAGATTGCGGTCTCATAGCGATAGGCCACGCCAGCCAAGGAGTAATTGTGGTCACCGGTTCATTAAATGTTGTCACGAGCGTACAAAACAAACTTCTAATACAACTGTCGGAACTCAATGCCAATGTCGAATGCCTCGAATCCTCAAAATCACTCTACGATTTAATCCATAAAAACTTTGAGCAAACGAAACTGTCACCACTGAGCGAAAAAATCCGCAACGTCTTCGACCCTCAACGTCTCCTCAAATCCAATGCGGTCATGGTTGAAGGTTGA
- a CDS encoding redoxin domain-containing protein produces the protein MIHSQISPIKFNPFVLFTTCLLSLIFLYESQAEEGNQQPVPAQLGNFVLKDQTGTTQSLYDNNMKASVIVFMGTECPLAKLYAERLQEMSASPAYQNVNFYGIMSNQHDSIENIAEYASLHEISFPLLKDIHNRVADQFSAERTPEAFLLDDEYRIRYRGRIDDQFGIGTLLKEPRTNDLKNALDELLAGHKITVPVTKAVGCIIGREPKMKSTKEITFSREIIRIFQEKCIDCHREGQVAPFALSDYEEVKGWAGMIEEVVREGRMPPWHADPRFGEFKNDCSLEESQKQMIFDWVAAGAPEGNQADYPPAKTFSTLWQLPREPDLILPITQKPVAVPATGEVKYQYYKVDPGLTEDKWLQAAEIRPGNYAVVHHILVFARDKNSKGRGAGGEEGGFLAAYVPGLIPQPFPKGMAKKIPANSELIFQVHYTPIGSPQEDLSQFALIFADPEQVTHQVMTTSATNRHFEIPPGENNHEVTAYSPRAKTDVQLLTMMPHMHLRGKSFDYEVQYPDGKKQKLLSVPYYDFNWQTSYRLSEPLTLPKGTRLFCTAHFDNSTENAFNPDPTLTVRWGDQTWEEMMIGYCDIVVPLENSQATNGGLGGRADQIIARLDQNGDGHISKDETPAKWWAIFLLVDTDRNGEVTAEELEIAGKKFER, from the coding sequence ATGATCCATTCCCAAATTTCTCCGATCAAATTCAATCCATTCGTGCTGTTTACGACCTGTCTCCTTTCATTGATTTTCCTTTACGAGAGTCAAGCCGAAGAAGGAAATCAACAGCCTGTCCCTGCACAATTGGGCAATTTCGTGTTAAAGGATCAGACAGGCACAACTCAATCACTGTATGACAATAATATGAAAGCGTCTGTCATTGTGTTTATGGGGACTGAGTGTCCTTTGGCAAAATTGTATGCTGAGCGTCTTCAGGAGATGTCAGCCTCTCCTGCCTATCAGAATGTCAATTTCTATGGAATCATGTCAAATCAGCACGATTCCATCGAGAATATTGCAGAGTACGCCAGCCTGCATGAGATTTCATTTCCCCTGCTCAAAGACATCCATAATCGAGTTGCGGATCAATTCTCCGCCGAACGGACACCAGAAGCTTTTCTGCTGGATGACGAGTATCGTATCCGCTATCGCGGTCGAATTGATGATCAGTTTGGAATTGGCACGCTTCTAAAGGAACCGCGTACAAACGACCTTAAGAACGCACTGGATGAGTTACTGGCAGGGCATAAAATCACAGTTCCAGTCACAAAAGCGGTCGGCTGTATTATTGGTCGTGAACCAAAGATGAAATCGACCAAAGAGATTACTTTCTCCCGAGAAATCATTCGTATCTTCCAGGAGAAATGTATTGATTGTCATCGAGAGGGCCAAGTCGCCCCATTTGCTCTTTCGGATTATGAGGAAGTCAAAGGTTGGGCAGGCATGATCGAGGAAGTCGTGCGTGAAGGTCGCATGCCTCCGTGGCATGCAGATCCTCGTTTTGGAGAATTTAAAAATGACTGTTCCCTGGAAGAGTCGCAAAAACAGATGATTTTCGACTGGGTCGCCGCTGGGGCTCCTGAAGGAAATCAGGCCGATTATCCGCCGGCTAAAACATTCTCGACTCTCTGGCAGTTGCCACGAGAGCCGGATCTGATTCTTCCCATCACTCAAAAGCCTGTTGCCGTTCCAGCGACGGGGGAAGTCAAATACCAGTATTACAAAGTCGACCCCGGTTTGACCGAGGACAAATGGCTGCAGGCTGCTGAAATCCGTCCGGGTAATTACGCGGTCGTGCATCACATTCTTGTGTTTGCTCGCGACAAAAACAGCAAAGGTCGCGGAGCGGGCGGTGAAGAAGGTGGATTTCTGGCCGCTTATGTTCCGGGTTTGATTCCTCAACCGTTTCCCAAAGGCATGGCTAAGAAAATCCCTGCTAATTCGGAGCTTATTTTTCAGGTGCATTACACCCCAATCGGCTCACCCCAGGAAGACCTCAGTCAATTCGCATTGATTTTTGCAGACCCGGAGCAAGTGACGCATCAGGTGATGACAACAAGTGCAACAAATCGACACTTTGAAATCCCACCCGGTGAGAACAATCACGAAGTGACTGCTTATTCACCCCGAGCCAAAACCGATGTTCAACTCCTGACCATGATGCCTCACATGCACCTGCGAGGAAAATCGTTTGACTACGAAGTGCAATATCCTGACGGCAAAAAACAGAAGCTTCTCTCAGTCCCTTATTATGATTTTAACTGGCAGACATCCTACCGCTTGAGCGAACCACTCACATTACCAAAGGGAACCCGACTCTTCTGCACGGCTCATTTCGATAATTCCACAGAGAATGCTTTCAATCCTGATCCGACATTGACCGTTCGGTGGGGAGATCAGACCTGGGAAGAAATGATGATCGGCTATTGCGACATTGTCGTGCCGCTCGAAAACTCACAGGCGACCAACGGCGGGTTGGGTGGAAGAGCGGATCAGATCATTGCGAGACTCGATCAAAATGGAGATGGACATATCTCCAAAGACGAAACCCCTGCCAAATGGTGGGCAATTTTCCTGCTGGTGGATACGGATCGAAATGGCGAAGTAACGGCAGAAGAACTGGAAATCGCGGGGAAGAAGTTTGAGCGTTAA
- a CDS encoding response regulator transcription factor: MGARAIATVYAINCSGDFSSAENEILEKQGYHIQMHSSVESLLREIIVEEPGCVLVCSKQNKELIFQLIREFKKRKILQQIVFVAEEIGIELAVEVIREGAYAVVELPCSNVILLNTVRETIAKSAAELSKRKELLELMRKFRSLTDDELGILEALVNGEGNKQMAHRLDVSSRTIDRRKRALFEKLKVDSLADLLLSYIRWSQVDKISQSL; this comes from the coding sequence ATGGGGGCGAGGGCCATTGCAACCGTATACGCAATAAACTGCTCAGGCGATTTCAGTTCGGCTGAGAATGAAATCCTGGAAAAGCAGGGATATCACATCCAAATGCATTCCTCGGTTGAGAGTTTACTGCGCGAGATCATTGTGGAAGAACCGGGATGTGTGCTCGTCTGTTCGAAGCAGAATAAAGAACTGATTTTTCAGTTAATTCGAGAATTCAAAAAGCGAAAAATACTACAGCAGATTGTGTTCGTTGCTGAAGAGATTGGAATCGAGTTGGCCGTCGAAGTTATTAGAGAAGGTGCCTACGCAGTTGTTGAATTACCCTGCTCGAATGTAATTCTGTTGAACACTGTTAGGGAAACAATCGCCAAATCGGCAGCAGAATTATCGAAGCGTAAAGAATTATTGGAGTTGATGCGGAAGTTTCGATCATTGACTGACGATGAGTTAGGGATTCTCGAAGCGTTAGTGAATGGTGAAGGAAACAAGCAAATGGCTCATCGGCTTGATGTCAGTTCCCGAACGATCGATCGTCGCAAACGGGCACTGTTCGAAAAATTAAAAGTTGATTCACTGGCGGATTTGCTTCTCTCTTATATCCGCTGGTCGCAGGTCGATAAAATCTCTCAGTCTTTGTAG
- a CDS encoding class I SAM-dependent methyltransferase, producing the protein MESGKSNRPVAVKILNEKRPATILDAPSGDGWLLRDLDYQPEVTGLDLFEEKPDGYKDFQKADLDYGLPEDLGKFDAFVTCEGIEHVGNPLLLVEHASRHLNDGGLIVITTPNIWFPAARMQFFLRGFFPSFPCLVGKIKRGTHMHIMPWSFPQLYLYLKLAGFSDVQLHDVDEKKPKHFFERILGIPQRAYCRKKIRKAKNAEEKQFWTHTGSDQSTYGRRLVVSAVYQPKTKNAT; encoded by the coding sequence ATGGAATCTGGTAAATCGAATCGCCCTGTCGCGGTAAAAATCCTCAATGAAAAACGACCGGCGACAATTCTCGATGCCCCTTCGGGAGATGGATGGTTGCTGAGGGATCTCGATTACCAGCCGGAAGTGACCGGGCTGGATCTGTTTGAAGAAAAGCCCGATGGCTACAAAGACTTTCAGAAAGCCGACCTCGATTACGGCTTGCCGGAAGACCTCGGAAAGTTCGATGCATTCGTGACTTGTGAAGGGATTGAGCATGTCGGAAATCCACTTTTACTCGTCGAACATGCGAGCAGGCATCTCAATGATGGTGGTTTAATTGTAATCACCACACCCAATATCTGGTTCCCTGCTGCCCGAATGCAATTTTTCTTACGCGGCTTTTTCCCGAGTTTCCCCTGCCTGGTGGGAAAAATCAAACGGGGCACACACATGCACATCATGCCGTGGTCGTTTCCGCAGTTGTATCTGTATTTAAAGTTGGCGGGATTTTCAGACGTGCAACTGCATGATGTCGATGAGAAAAAGCCAAAGCATTTCTTCGAGAGAATCCTGGGAATTCCACAACGAGCTTATTGCCGCAAGAAAATCCGTAAGGCAAAGAATGCAGAAGAGAAGCAGTTCTGGACTCACACCGGGTCAGATCAGTCGACCTATGGACGAAGACTGGTTGTCTCGGCCGTTTATCAGCCTAAAACCAAGAATGCAACATAA
- a CDS encoding glycosyltransferase family 4 protein: MARNQPLNIVHSESSWGWGGQEVRILTESRGMLERGHQVRVLCTPESTIFQRACEFGVPVEPVSLQKKNFSCLNAVRKWLNDNRDVNVVNTHSSIDSWLFGVASRTIANRPRLVRTRHVGIPVPKNMASNWLYRSGSDFVVTCGVEIVKSLSERNGVSLNRLRSIPTGVDTQKFVPGDRLKARQELGLPTDRKLVGIVAALRREKGHAVACEALAQMPRDDFDFVFVGDGLSKENIENKIKELNISDRIHRVGHQQNVVPWLQALDLFVLPSYGSVEGVPQSIMQAMSCRLPVISTTAGSICEAVDHEETGLIVAPEDSRALADAINLLLDRDELREQYAEAGYQKAIQKFPIDFMLDRMEDVFYSVQDSQLVRAA; the protein is encoded by the coding sequence ATGGCTCGGAATCAACCACTTAACATTGTCCACTCGGAAAGCTCCTGGGGCTGGGGTGGGCAGGAAGTGAGAATTCTCACGGAATCACGGGGCATGCTTGAACGTGGGCATCAGGTACGGGTGCTCTGCACGCCGGAATCGACCATTTTTCAGCGAGCCTGTGAATTTGGCGTGCCTGTCGAACCTGTTTCACTGCAGAAAAAGAACTTTAGTTGCTTGAATGCCGTTCGAAAATGGCTGAATGACAATCGAGATGTCAATGTCGTCAATACGCACAGTTCGATCGACAGCTGGTTGTTTGGAGTCGCTTCACGAACAATCGCAAACCGACCTCGACTAGTCCGCACTCGGCACGTCGGCATTCCCGTCCCTAAAAATATGGCTTCGAACTGGCTATATCGCAGTGGTTCGGATTTTGTTGTGACCTGCGGGGTAGAAATCGTCAAATCACTCTCGGAACGCAATGGAGTTTCCCTCAATCGATTACGCTCCATTCCAACCGGCGTCGATACTCAAAAGTTTGTGCCGGGAGATCGCCTGAAAGCTCGCCAGGAGTTAGGCCTGCCGACTGATCGCAAGCTTGTCGGGATCGTTGCGGCTCTGCGTCGCGAAAAAGGACATGCTGTTGCCTGCGAAGCATTAGCCCAAATGCCACGTGACGATTTTGATTTTGTGTTTGTGGGTGATGGCCTCTCCAAGGAGAACATTGAAAATAAAATCAAGGAACTCAATATTTCCGATCGGATTCATCGGGTGGGACATCAGCAGAATGTTGTTCCGTGGCTGCAGGCTCTCGATCTGTTCGTACTTCCTTCGTACGGTTCCGTGGAAGGTGTCCCCCAAAGTATTATGCAGGCGATGAGTTGCCGACTGCCGGTGATCTCCACAACTGCAGGTAGTATTTGCGAAGCAGTCGATCACGAAGAAACCGGCTTAATCGTGGCTCCCGAAGACTCGCGAGCTTTGGCCGATGCAATCAATCTCCTACTCGACCGTGATGAACTTCGCGAACAATATGCCGAGGCTGGTTACCAGAAAGCGATCCAGAAATTTCCTATCGACTTCATGCTGGATCGGATGGAGGACGTCTTTTATTCGGTTCAGGACAGTCAACTCGTTCGAGCCGCTTAA
- a CDS encoding aminopeptidase — MDPRQEKLAEILISHSCRLEAGENVLIEAFDLPDPRLIQLLVKKSLAVGAIPHVQLRNNQITRTWVVEADDAALTAAAEIDAARMKQMQAYIGIRAAENSAEFSDLPAQKMEKYSQLYMKPVHFEIRVPHTRWVVLRYPTGSMAQSANMSTEAFEDFYYQVTTADYAAMEIAEKPLVDRMLATDQVRIVAPGTDLSFSIKEIPVVPCFGRRNIPDGEVFTAPVRDSVNGTIHYNVPSRYQGTLFQDIQFTFENGKIIKADCNGQAERLNQILDSDEGARYIGEFSLGVNYNVKQPILDTLFDEKIGGSLHFTPGNAYTTADNSNRSSVHWDLILNQMPHAGGGEVWFDGEMIRKDGMFVVDDLKCLNP; from the coding sequence ATGGATCCTCGTCAGGAAAAATTAGCGGAGATTTTGATTAGTCACAGTTGTCGCCTTGAAGCAGGCGAGAATGTTTTGATTGAGGCGTTCGATCTGCCCGATCCCCGATTGATACAACTGCTGGTTAAAAAATCTCTGGCCGTGGGAGCGATTCCGCATGTGCAATTGCGAAATAATCAAATCACCCGCACTTGGGTTGTGGAAGCGGATGATGCCGCTCTCACTGCTGCCGCAGAAATCGATGCTGCCCGCATGAAGCAGATGCAGGCCTATATTGGAATTCGAGCCGCCGAGAATTCTGCCGAGTTTTCCGATCTCCCCGCTCAGAAGATGGAAAAATATTCTCAGCTGTATATGAAGCCGGTCCATTTTGAAATTCGTGTGCCTCACACGCGTTGGGTTGTCCTACGATATCCAACAGGTTCAATGGCTCAATCAGCTAATATGAGTACAGAAGCTTTTGAAGACTTTTACTATCAAGTCACAACAGCCGATTATGCTGCGATGGAAATCGCAGAAAAACCGCTGGTGGATCGCATGCTCGCGACAGATCAGGTCAGAATTGTTGCTCCCGGAACGGATTTGTCGTTTTCGATCAAAGAAATTCCGGTCGTTCCCTGTTTCGGTCGACGAAATATTCCTGATGGTGAAGTCTTTACCGCTCCTGTTCGTGATTCGGTTAACGGAACAATCCACTACAACGTCCCGAGCCGATATCAGGGGACACTCTTTCAGGATATTCAATTCACCTTCGAGAACGGGAAAATCATCAAGGCCGACTGCAACGGCCAGGCCGAGCGATTAAATCAGATTCTCGATTCCGATGAGGGAGCCCGCTACATCGGCGAGTTCTCACTGGGCGTGAACTACAACGTCAAACAGCCGATTCTGGATACACTCTTCGATGAAAAAATCGGCGGATCCCTGCATTTCACTCCCGGCAACGCCTACACCACAGCCGACAACAGCAACCGCAGCAGCGTCCACTGGGACCTGATTCTCAACCAGATGCCCCACGCTGGTGGAGGTGAAGTCTGGTTTGACGGGGAAATGATCCGCAAAGACGGGATGTTTGTTGTCGACGATCTGAAATGCCTGAATCCGTGA
- the feoB gene encoding ferrous iron transport protein B: MTVPGSKSETTGKPAVSGKKTHTSHAIAVIGNPNTGKSTLFNALAGMNAQVGNYPGVTVEKKVGRFRFQGREIQLIDLPGTYSLSPRTADEMVSVRVLLGTQKKAEPIDGVICIVDATNLDRNLYLFSQILDLGIPAILVLNMWDEVLKRDIAIDVQELENRLGVKVVPTSARKGIGLDKLKSEIVSLVENCSKADFIPPKLFPDSFREAKEQLQEEVEKRTGLPLPHFLAERLLLDVHGETEREVLKEDQSLNSFIANLRTELASKDCPIPAIEPRVRYQWVKQTLDGLVTKPEQVLKTKKDTLDQWLTHRFWGPVFFAAIMFLMFQAIYTWAGPLMDAIESLQEMSADFVMDLMAPGALRSLIIDGLIGGVGSVVVFLPQIAILFLFIAILEDCGYMSRAAYIMDRLMTRVGLSGKSFVPLMSSYACAIPGIMATRTIEDRKDRFVTILVAPLMSCSARLPVYLLMINAFIPNDSLFGTWIKTQAIVLFIFYILGAVVAVPIAWLLKKTWFKGEPAPFVMELPSFKLPSIRVVFDRVYDRSKAFVMRAGTLIFLTTVVVWAAGYFPGDHQKLDQVDAQLEGGTIEEGSPAEDQLQEQRRVLAASLLNESFLGRAGHAIEPVVRPLGWDWRIGVGVLASFPAREVIVGTLGTIYSLGGDVDEEDPQLRDRLKSARHSNGEPVFNIPVALSVMVFFALCAQCGATLMVMRRETNSWKWPIFSFTYMTTLAYLGALLTYQIGMLFIKG, from the coding sequence ATGACTGTTCCGGGTTCCAAGTCAGAAACGACCGGGAAACCTGCAGTTTCCGGCAAAAAAACACATACCTCCCATGCCATTGCAGTCATTGGTAACCCTAATACCGGCAAGAGCACACTATTTAATGCTCTGGCTGGTATGAATGCTCAGGTCGGAAACTATCCCGGCGTGACCGTCGAAAAGAAGGTGGGACGCTTCCGTTTCCAAGGTCGCGAAATTCAGCTGATCGATCTTCCTGGTACCTACAGCCTTTCTCCGCGAACAGCCGATGAAATGGTTTCGGTTCGCGTGCTTCTGGGAACACAAAAAAAAGCAGAGCCAATTGATGGTGTGATCTGCATAGTCGATGCCACAAATCTGGATCGAAATCTGTATTTGTTCAGCCAGATTCTCGACCTGGGAATCCCCGCAATTCTTGTCCTCAACATGTGGGACGAAGTTTTGAAGCGGGACATCGCGATTGATGTTCAGGAACTGGAAAATCGGCTCGGCGTAAAAGTCGTTCCGACCTCAGCTCGAAAAGGGATTGGCCTCGATAAGCTCAAATCAGAAATTGTTTCACTGGTTGAAAACTGTTCGAAAGCCGATTTCATCCCTCCGAAATTATTCCCGGACAGCTTTCGTGAAGCGAAAGAACAACTTCAGGAAGAAGTCGAAAAACGAACCGGGCTTCCCCTGCCCCATTTTCTAGCCGAGCGATTGCTGCTCGATGTGCACGGCGAAACCGAACGGGAAGTTTTGAAGGAAGACCAGTCGCTTAATTCCTTCATTGCAAATTTGAGAACAGAGCTTGCCTCCAAAGATTGCCCAATCCCGGCAATTGAACCTCGCGTGCGATATCAATGGGTCAAACAGACTCTTGACGGCTTGGTCACAAAGCCTGAACAGGTATTGAAAACCAAGAAAGACACCCTCGACCAATGGTTAACCCATCGCTTCTGGGGACCTGTCTTTTTTGCAGCGATTATGTTCTTAATGTTCCAGGCGATTTACACGTGGGCTGGCCCCTTGATGGACGCGATTGAATCGCTGCAGGAAATGTCCGCAGATTTCGTGATGGATTTGATGGCTCCCGGTGCCTTAAGAAGTTTGATTATTGATGGACTGATTGGAGGCGTGGGATCAGTCGTTGTCTTCCTGCCCCAAATTGCCATCCTGTTTTTATTCATTGCCATTCTTGAAGACTGCGGCTACATGTCCCGCGCGGCTTACATTATGGATCGTCTGATGACACGGGTCGGCCTGAGCGGGAAATCTTTTGTGCCGCTGATGTCTTCCTACGCCTGTGCGATTCCCGGCATCATGGCAACACGAACCATTGAAGATCGCAAAGATCGATTCGTCACAATTCTGGTGGCTCCGCTCATGAGTTGCTCGGCTCGATTGCCCGTTTATCTGCTGATGATCAATGCGTTTATTCCGAACGATTCCCTATTCGGAACATGGATCAAGACACAAGCCATTGTGCTGTTCATCTTCTACATTCTGGGAGCCGTTGTTGCGGTACCAATTGCCTGGCTGCTCAAGAAAACCTGGTTCAAAGGGGAACCCGCTCCCTTTGTGATGGAATTGCCAAGCTTCAAACTTCCTTCAATTCGGGTAGTGTTCGACCGCGTTTACGATCGCTCGAAAGCGTTTGTGATGCGAGCAGGGACTTTGATTTTCCTGACAACAGTCGTCGTCTGGGCAGCCGGCTATTTCCCTGGCGACCACCAGAAGCTTGATCAGGTTGACGCACAGCTGGAAGGTGGAACAATTGAAGAAGGGAGTCCCGCGGAAGATCAGCTTCAGGAACAACGCAGAGTTTTGGCTGCCTCATTGCTGAATGAAAGTTTTCTGGGACGAGCTGGCCATGCGATTGAACCTGTCGTCCGCCCGCTCGGATGGGACTGGCGGATTGGCGTTGGAGTGTTGGCATCGTTCCCGGCACGTGAAGTGATTGTGGGAACATTGGGCACCATTTACAGCCTTGGAGGAGATGTTGACGAAGAAGATCCTCAATTGAGAGATCGGCTGAAATCAGCTCGTCACAGCAATGGAGAACCTGTTTTCAATATTCCGGTCGCGTTATCGGTGATGGTTTTCTTCGCCTTATGTGCCCAGTGCGGAGCGACGCTAATGGTGATGCGACGCGAGACAAATTCTTGGAAATGGCCGATTTTCTCCTTCACTTACATGACCACCCTCGCCTATTTGGGAGCACTGCTGACATACCAGATTGGGATGCTTTTCATAAAGGGATAA
- a CDS encoding FeoA family protein codes for MPLLSELREGDQAIIESVDGTDSIAMRLMEMGLLPEEPIEMIGRAPLGDPLEYRVSGCQISLRKVEASRISVRLPTQ; via the coding sequence ATGCCCCTGCTGAGCGAACTGCGAGAAGGAGATCAAGCGATTATTGAATCGGTCGATGGAACGGATTCAATCGCAATGCGACTCATGGAAATGGGTCTGCTCCCCGAAGAACCAATTGAAATGATCGGACGGGCTCCTCTGGGCGATCCCTTGGAATATCGCGTTTCAGGTTGCCAGATCTCTCTGCGAAAAGTTGAAGCCTCACGCATTTCCGTGCGACTCCCCACCCAATAA
- a CDS encoding FeoA family protein, which produces MSCGLSVIPVECLQRGERGTIVDISGDERTVHRLNEMGICCGCKITLKRNDSPILVNIDGRDLLLRCGQAAMILVSVGSTTQLI; this is translated from the coding sequence ATGAGTTGCGGACTGAGTGTAATCCCGGTCGAATGCCTTCAACGTGGAGAGCGCGGCACAATTGTCGACATTTCCGGCGACGAACGGACCGTTCATCGCCTCAACGAGATGGGCATTTGCTGTGGCTGCAAAATTACACTCAAGCGAAATGACTCACCGATTCTCGTGAATATCGATGGTCGTGATTTATTGCTGCGTTGTGGTCAGGCGGCCATGATTCTGGTTTCTGTCGGCTCGACGACTCAGTTGATTTAA
- a CDS encoding beta-ketoacyl-[acyl-carrier-protein] synthase family protein, with translation MVDGNSYTDRIVITGVGLTSPNGNSLSEFRQNLLSGKSGVVPYQTRYMGDVLAGVCDFDTLKYQKRKDLRRGTRVGSVSVYCANEAIIDSGLDWPNVEKDRVGVYLGITEHGNVETENEVYEISQFDYDTSVWTHHHNPRTVANNAAGEVTINLGITGPHLTIGAACAAGNAGFIQAAQMLRLREVDLAIAGGVSESIHTFGIFASFQSQGALARHEDPTKASRPFDKDRNGIVVAEGGGICTVERLDDALARGAKIYGEIIGYAMNSDAKDFVLPDSNRQEQCIRLALKRAGITPDDIDIVSSHATATEQGDIEESRALRNVFGGCENVAINNTKSFIGHAMGAAGALELLGNIPSFEDNTVHATINLDNIDPECALDQLVVNHPLKKPNIQCILNNSFGMLGINSVVIVKKYTE, from the coding sequence ATGGTCGATGGAAATTCATATACGGATCGGATCGTCATTACCGGAGTAGGCTTGACCTCTCCGAATGGCAATTCGCTTTCGGAATTTCGTCAGAATCTTCTGAGCGGAAAATCAGGCGTTGTTCCTTATCAGACTCGCTACATGGGAGACGTTCTGGCTGGAGTCTGTGATTTCGATACACTCAAGTATCAGAAACGGAAAGACTTACGACGTGGGACGCGTGTAGGGTCGGTTTCCGTTTATTGTGCAAATGAAGCGATTATCGATTCTGGTCTCGACTGGCCGAATGTTGAAAAAGATCGTGTTGGCGTTTATCTGGGAATCACTGAACACGGCAATGTCGAGACGGAAAACGAAGTCTACGAAATTTCTCAGTTCGATTACGACACGTCTGTCTGGACGCATCATCACAATCCCCGCACGGTCGCCAATAATGCTGCAGGGGAAGTGACGATCAATCTGGGCATTACTGGCCCCCATTTGACGATCGGAGCGGCCTGTGCCGCTGGAAATGCCGGATTTATTCAAGCTGCTCAAATGCTGCGATTACGCGAAGTCGATCTTGCTATCGCCGGAGGTGTTTCCGAGAGTATTCATACCTTCGGGATTTTCGCCAGTTTCCAAAGCCAGGGAGCTTTGGCTCGGCATGAGGATCCTACAAAAGCCAGCCGGCCATTTGATAAAGATCGAAATGGTATCGTTGTGGCTGAAGGGGGCGGCATCTGCACTGTCGAACGACTCGACGATGCTCTGGCTCGCGGGGCTAAAATATACGGGGAAATCATCGGTTACGCGATGAATTCGGATGCCAAAGATTTCGTGTTGCCAGATTCGAATCGGCAGGAACAATGTATTCGCCTGGCTCTGAAACGAGCGGGTATTACACCGGATGATATCGATATTGTGAGCAGTCATGCGACCGCGACCGAGCAGGGCGATATTGAAGAATCTCGCGCATTGAGAAATGTTTTCGGTGGTTGCGAGAATGTTGCGATCAATAATACAAAGAGTTTTATTGGTCATGCGATGGGAGCAGCCGGAGCCTTGGAGCTTCTGGGAAACATCCCATCATTTGAAGACAATACCGTTCACGCTACAATCAACCTCGACAACATCGATCCTGAGTGTGCTCTGGATCAACTCGTGGTCAATCATCCTCTGAAAAAACCGAACATTCAGTGCATTCTCAACAATTCGTTTGGGATGCTCGGTATCAATTCGGTAGTGATAGTCAAAAAATACACTGAATAA